One window of the Tachypleus tridentatus isolate NWPU-2018 chromosome 10, ASM421037v1, whole genome shotgun sequence genome contains the following:
- the LOC143228244 gene encoding histone H4 → MSGRGKGGKGLGKGGAKRHRKVLRDNIQGITKPAIRRLARRGGVKRISGLIYEETRGVLKIFLENVIRDAVTYTEHAKRKTVTAMDVVYALKRQGRTLYGFGG, encoded by the exons ATGTCTGGCCGAGGTAAAGGTGGAAAAGGCCTAGGGAAAGGAGGAGCTAAAAGGCACCGGAAAGTTCTAAGAGACAACATTCAGGGAATCACCAAACCGGCTATACGACGTCTTGCTCGACGAGGTGGAGTAAAGCGTATTTCGGGCCTAATTTACGAAGAAACAAGAGGAGTCCTTAAG ATATTTTTGGAGAACGTCATCAGAGACGCTGTTACGTATACagaacatgcaaaaagaaaaactgtGACAGCGATGGACGTAGTCTACGCCCTCAAGCGGCAAGGGCGAACGTTATACGGATTTGGTGGCTGA